The Desulfovibrio psychrotolerans genome includes the window TGCATCACATTCCCCGTGGCGGCGCGCATATCCACCCTTCTCAGGGCCACGGTTATGACCTGTGAACCGGAAGCCCGGCAAACTTCGGGGATGACTGCGTCAGAGCCGTACTTCCCGGTACCGACAAACAGCCTGCTCTGCAGCACGCTGCCGCCGATAACCAAGGGATCGTTGTTGTTGTCGTGTTCCATCAGCCCCCTCCTACAAAGTGCAGGATTTCAAGTTCATCCCCGTCCGCCAGCCGGACGTCTTCCCACGCATCGGTCATAACCACGGAGCGGTTATGCTCCACCACCACGGAACGCACATCCAGCCCCCTGCCCTCCAGAAAAGTCCGCAGGGGCATGTTTTCCGCGCATTCCACCTGTTCACCGTTCACACGAATGATCATGCCCTCTCCCACCGTTGTCCGGCACCGGACCGGAACAAAAAAAGGCCTGCCGCAAGGCAAGCCGTAAACGCACTCCCCCATGGAGCACAGGCTTCCCTCCGGCGGTCCGAACCGCTTCAGGTTCAAGGGGTCTGGGCCATGCCCACTCTCAGCCCGCCGCAAAGCGGACTCCCCCAGCCAATCCCGGCACCCGTGCGGGCGCGTTACCGCAGCACGGGTGAACAATTCAACAACTCTCAAACCGCCCGAAAACGGTGCGCCATGAACGGACAGGCAAAAAGCAACAGAGCGCCTCAAACAAAAAAACGCCTGCCCTGATGAGGCAAGCGTGGCGGCAACCCTTGTACGGAACAGCGGCTGCTGTAGCTTCCCTCCGCCGGTGCAAGCCGGTTCAGGTTCAAAGGGTCTGGGCTTCACCCACTCTCAGCCGTGCTGCATTGCCGCATGGCTCCCCTAGCTGTTTACGTGAACAGTACGCAACGGCGGTCACGTTGTAAAGACCTTTATGCTCCCCGCATCGCTGCCCCGTGCGCCGCAACGGAATAGGGCCCGTAATCCCCGACCATGGTTCCTTTTCCTTGCACAGTGGCACGATTAGAAATATTGTCACACCACATCAGCACAAACCGGAGGCCCCGTATGTCACGCATCTCCTGCATATCTCGCATCTCCCTGCCATCACCAACCACCCGCACATCAGGCACTGCCCCGGCATCCCGCCCGCAGTGCCTTGTCGCAGCCCCGTCCCGTCTGCTGTGCGCCATGCTTGCCGCGTTCATGCTGTCCTCCCTGTTCTGGGCAACACACGCCCACGCCCACCGCGTGAACATCTTCGCATGGGTGGAAGGAAACGCCATCCACACGGAATCCTCCTTCAGCAACGGCAACAAGGCCCGCAGCAGTCAGGTAACGGCCACCATCAAAGATACGGGAGACGCCATAGCGCAAGGCATGACCGATGAAGCGGGCGTATGGAGCTTCACCATACCGCCCCATATCCTCTCAGCAGGGCCGGACATCCTCATCTCCCTGAACGCCAATGAAGGCCATGTGAACACGTGGACGGTGAAGGGTGCGGAATACGCCCCAGCCCCGTCACAAACGCAGCACGCGCCCGCATCTGCCTCACCGCAGGCGAAAAAGCCCGTCACAGGCGATGACGGCGACATGCCCCCGTTTATGGAATCCCACACCGCACCCACGCCAGCCGAAAAAACACAGACAGGCAAGCCGCAGGCAGCCCTGCCCGCATCGGATGAACTGCGGACCATCGTGGAAGAGGCTCTGGAAAAAAAACTCGCGCCCATCCGCAGACAGCTTGCAGAAGAATCCCAACGCGGCCCCAGCCTGCAGGATATCATAGGCGGCATTGGGTATATCATCGGGCTTGCGGGCATTGCCGCGTTCATGGCGGCACGCAGAAAAAAATAACCTGCGATTCTCTCGCAGGTTATGCACAGTAATGTCGGCGTTACAACCGGCATCAGTCAAAAAACGCCATAGCCCACTGCAAAGACTCTTCGTACGCCTTTACCACGCGTTCCTCACTCAGGCCCAGTTGCCCCATGACCGCCATGGTTTCATCCCACTCGGCCCGTTCATACGAGGTCAGCAGTTGCAGCCACGGGGTGTAGGCACTCTCCCCTCCCTGCAGGGCACTGACAATCTCCTCGTCCAGCGGCATGTCCTTGAGCATGTCTTCCAGCGATACGGAAAGCAGCGTCTCCAGCAGGGAAAAAAGTCCCAGCAGGAACAGGCTGTTGGACTCCACGCCCCCCCTCGCCCCGGTGCCCAGCAATTCCAGGAACTTGCCCCGCTGCGCCGCCTGCGAAACCACATGCTTGGCCATGGGCGCGGTTTCCAGTTCAGAAAGCACCGTCACGCACAACCACTGCTTCAGCTTCTTGCTCCCCAGAAGGGCAATGCCGTGCTCCACACTCCGCACCTTCATGGGCAGGGAAAAATGTACGGAGTTAAGGTATTTCATAAGCTTGTACACAAGCGAAACATCGGCCCGCAGCGCTTCACCAATTTCCGCAACGGAAAAATTCTCGTCGGAAAGCTTGGTCAAAAGCCGCATCTTCACCGCCTGCGAGGCAGAGAGTTTTTTCCCGCGCATAATCTCGGGACGGGAGAAGAAAAAGCCCTGAAACAGGTCAAACCCCATCCGGTGGCATACCTGAAAGGTATTCTGGTCTTCCACCTTCTCCGCCAGCAGCAGGCAGGGATACTGCTTAAGATCCTTCACGTTGCCGAACACATCGCGCAACGGGCGCCCCAGCACATCCACCTTCACAATGTCCGCCACCTTGAGGAACAGCTCCAGTTCGCCCTGTCCCACATAGTCATCCACGGCAAGCAGATACCCGTCATGCTTGAGGTGCAGCAGAGAACGCAGCACCTCCCGGCTGGGAACCACGTTCTCCAGAATCTCCACACCGCACTGGGCGGCGGGCAGCACCTTGGGAATCTGCTGTTCCAGCAGTTCTGCGGTAAAGTTGATGAGTACCTTCTGGTTGGGGAGCAAGGCGGGCTGAACGATGGAAAAACCGTCCGCAATGACGGAAGAGGTGGCAACGTTAGAATCCACCTCGCTGGGAAAATTCTCGGTGTCCGGCGGGCGGCGGAAGAGAAGCTCATACCCCCATATGGCCGCGTCACGGTCAAAGATGGGCTGACGTGCAACCAGCGTAGCGGAGGTATGTCCCTGACCTCCCCCCGTCACGGTAGAATCCGCGTGGGAATAGGCAGAGTCAGAAGCGCACACCCGGGCTATCGCCTGCGGGGCTGCGAGCAAATTTCGTAGCCTTTTCAACATGTAGACTGCCTTCGCTGCAAGAGACGCCCCCCGGCCAATGCCCGCACGCAGCAGTCGAATTCCCGACTTTGTGTGTTCCCATTTATTACACGCGCCCACCGCCCAGTCAAATGCTTGTTGACCCGGCTACGGCAAACGGCCAGCTATCTTCCTCATCTCCCCCGTCACGGGAGAGACTCGTCAACAGCCTCAGGGCATTCCGGCGCAAGACGCCGCTCCACTTCTTCCGCAAGCTCCACGAGCAAAGACCGCTCCATGCGCGCAACATGCACCGCCCCCACAGCAGCCCCCTTCACCTTGCGCACATTGCGGACAAACGCGCACATCACCCGTGCCTGCCCGCCCTCGCGCTGCCAGCTTTTCAGTCCCACCAGAACAGCCGCCTCGCGCAGGGTCTGCTCAGGCACTTCCTGCCCGGGAAACTCAAGCCGCAGCACCAGATGCGCGCTGGGACCATCCTCCGCATGAAACCACAGGTCATGCGGCTGCGCCCGGTTCAAAATTTCATGATTGCCCTTGGCATTCCTGCCACGCAGCATAAGCAGACCGTCAGAACTGCGGAAACGCTGAAAGAGCTTATGCACCCCTGCGTCATTGCGCTGCCCCTTCACTTCTTTCCGCTGCCCTTTGCCGCCGCTGCGCATACCCTGAACGGTCTTCCCGCCTGTCCGAGTACCGGAAATGTTGTCCGCCTTCCCGGAACGAGGGAGCGGCACCGCGCCGGCATCGCCTGCCTCAAGCCGCGCAATCTGTTCCCGCAACTGCCCGCGCCGCGCATCCAGCATACCTATGCCCCGCCTGCCGCGTGCCGCCTGCCGGAAAAGGTGCTCCATGTTTTCGTGCACGGTGCGTAAGGAATCCAGCGCAATACGCCTGCATCCGCCATCCGGGAACGGCACCTCCACCGCTTCAAGCCGCGCGTCCGTCCCTATGCGCCACAGTTCTGCCTGCAGGGCAAGCGCATCATCATGCCCGGCCATCATGGCCTGAAGCCTGCGCTCCTCGGCATCCAGCTTGGCAAGGGTTTTACGCGCCCGCTTGAGCGCACTGCGCAGGGGGGCATCTTCCTGTGCCTGCCGCGCGCGGTCCATAGTGCCAAACAGCTCCGGCTCCCCGGCAACAAGGGCTGCCTCCAGCGCCGTGGCAAACTCCCGCTCCCCGTACCCTTCATATTGGGCGGGATGCAGCGGCCATGTGCTGAGCATCGCAGCCCTGCCCGGGCGCACATAGCAATACACGGGGGTATCGCACCCGCCGGGACCAAACTCCACATCTGCCAGCAGCGCCCTCGCCTCAAGGTACGCATCCGGTTCCAAACCGCCCGGATTCACGTCTTTGTGCGCCCCCTTCCCCAATCCCGCCATGCACGCCAGCGTCTCCCGCAGCAGCGGCGTATAGTGAGGATATCTGCGCCACACGTCGCCATCCCTTCCGCCATCGCCACCGGCATCACCTCCGGCATCACCTTTGGAATCACCCTTGGACTCAAGCATGGCGGCAAAGTCTTCGTGGGGCGGCCACGGCGGCACCTGCCCGAAATTGTCCGGAAGAGCGTCAAGCACCGTAACCCCGTCCCGCAGGTCCAGCACTAGCCAGCCGCCCTTCTCTCCGGAAAGCGGAAACGCCATGCGGCGCTGCAGCCAATCGGCAACAGCCTTTCCCAACCGCCGGTTCCCGGCGTATTTACGCAACCACATGGCATGGGCGGAAGGCGTATCCGGGTTTGCAGGGCGCTCATCGGCCAGCATCAGCAGCGGAAAACGACGACCGGCCCGAAGCAGCAAATGCCGCTTGGGGCCGGTTCCGTGTAAAACAATGGTGGTAACATCCGGCGCGGGCGCATAAAACCGCTCCACGCGTGCGCCTTGCAGCGCTTCGGCAAGTTCCTGCGCCAGCCGTCTGAAAAAATGCGCGTCCATGCCCGCAGAGTAACGGAGCGGCTAGTCGGCCCGCTCGCGTTCGTCCTCTTCCTGTTTGCTTTTGCAGTTGATGCACAGCTTGGTCACAGGACGAGCCTTGAGCCGCGGCACGCCAATGTCGCATCCGCAGTCTTCGCAAACGCCGTAGCTTCCCTCTTCCATGCGCCCTATGGCGGCACGGATTTTCTTGATGAGCTTCCTTTCCCGGTCACGGATGCGCAACGTGAAAGCGCGGTCAGATTCCGCAGTGGCTCTATCCGCAGGATCAGCAAAAATCTCGTTGCTGTCCGTCAGTTCGTCGAG containing:
- the dksA gene encoding RNA polymerase-binding protein DksA codes for the protein MEQKDLDYFRDLLHAMLEEAQQKGDATLDELTDSNEIFADPADRATAESDRAFTLRIRDRERKLIKKIRAAIGRMEEGSYGVCEDCGCDIGVPRLKARPVTKLCINCKSKQEEDERERAD
- the thiS gene encoding sulfur carrier protein ThiS, which codes for MIIRVNGEQVECAENMPLRTFLEGRGLDVRSVVVEHNRSVVMTDAWEDVRLADGDELEILHFVGGG
- a CDS encoding NFACT RNA binding domain-containing protein, giving the protein MDAHFFRRLAQELAEALQGARVERFYAPAPDVTTIVLHGTGPKRHLLLRAGRRFPLLMLADERPANPDTPSAHAMWLRKYAGNRRLGKAVADWLQRRMAFPLSGEKGGWLVLDLRDGVTVLDALPDNFGQVPPWPPHEDFAAMLESKGDSKGDAGGDAGGDGGRDGDVWRRYPHYTPLLRETLACMAGLGKGAHKDVNPGGLEPDAYLEARALLADVEFGPGGCDTPVYCYVRPGRAAMLSTWPLHPAQYEGYGEREFATALEAALVAGEPELFGTMDRARQAQEDAPLRSALKRARKTLAKLDAEERRLQAMMAGHDDALALQAELWRIGTDARLEAVEVPFPDGGCRRIALDSLRTVHENMEHLFRQAARGRRGIGMLDARRGQLREQIARLEAGDAGAVPLPRSGKADNISGTRTGGKTVQGMRSGGKGQRKEVKGQRNDAGVHKLFQRFRSSDGLLMLRGRNAKGNHEILNRAQPHDLWFHAEDGPSAHLVLRLEFPGQEVPEQTLREAAVLVGLKSWQREGGQARVMCAFVRNVRKVKGAAVGAVHVARMERSLLVELAEEVERRLAPECPEAVDESLP
- a CDS encoding EAL and HDOD domain-containing protein; this encodes MTGGGQGHTSATLVARQPIFDRDAAIWGYELLFRRPPDTENFPSEVDSNVATSSVIADGFSIVQPALLPNQKVLINFTAELLEQQIPKVLPAAQCGVEILENVVPSREVLRSLLHLKHDGYLLAVDDYVGQGELELFLKVADIVKVDVLGRPLRDVFGNVKDLKQYPCLLLAEKVEDQNTFQVCHRMGFDLFQGFFFSRPEIMRGKKLSASQAVKMRLLTKLSDENFSVAEIGEALRADVSLVYKLMKYLNSVHFSLPMKVRSVEHGIALLGSKKLKQWLCVTVLSELETAPMAKHVVSQAAQRGKFLELLGTGARGGVESNSLFLLGLFSLLETLLSVSLEDMLKDMPLDEEIVSALQGGESAYTPWLQLLTSYERAEWDETMAVMGQLGLSEERVVKAYEESLQWAMAFFD